A region of uncultured Desulfobacter sp. DNA encodes the following proteins:
- a CDS encoding IS66 family transposase, which yields MTRDTLKDAESLDEVKEIALNLFDENIILQEQIKSLQDRLFGRKSEKTPKDGEQMSLFDMPEPDLSILNEDDTVTITEHSRKKRGRKPLPADLLRVDVVHKLSENDRKCACGCLKDKIGEEVSEQLDYIPAKVRVIRNIRYKYACKNCEGVEDEGPTVSIARMPDQIIPKSIATPGLLAHILTAKFADALPFYRQEKQFARIGIELARSTMCKWGMKVADACEIIIGMMKDDILANPMIGIDETPLQVLKGPRKSKSYMWIFRGGPPDKPIILFEYHPTRSGDVVSTFLNGYKGIVQTDGYAGYDFLDTKKDIVHVGCWVHARRKFKEVTKALGNKANSSGNAGSALLYISKLYKIEKEAREQGCSAEQLYNMRQSQAIPLLTEFKKWLDERVNKVPPKSLLGKAINYTLGQWPRLVQYTTEGFIRPDNNLVENAIRPFVIGRKNWLFSDTVQGAKASAAIYSLIETAKSNGLEPYWYLKYLFQHLPEAMTNDDFQALLPYNVKKEKISESVPC from the coding sequence ATGACAAGAGACACTCTCAAAGATGCTGAAAGCCTGGATGAAGTCAAAGAAATCGCTCTGAATTTGTTTGATGAAAACATAATTCTTCAAGAGCAGATTAAATCCCTCCAGGACAGGCTTTTTGGTCGCAAATCAGAAAAAACGCCCAAAGATGGCGAGCAAATGTCTCTTTTTGATATGCCGGAACCTGATCTTTCGATTCTGAATGAAGATGATACCGTCACCATTACAGAGCATTCCCGCAAAAAACGCGGCCGCAAACCACTGCCGGCAGATCTTCTCCGTGTCGATGTTGTTCATAAACTCAGTGAGAATGACAGAAAATGCGCTTGCGGCTGCTTGAAAGATAAAATCGGTGAAGAAGTCTCTGAGCAGCTTGATTACATCCCAGCCAAGGTTCGGGTGATTCGAAATATCCGGTATAAATACGCCTGTAAAAACTGCGAGGGGGTTGAAGATGAAGGCCCCACCGTATCTATTGCCAGGATGCCGGATCAGATTATTCCAAAAAGTATTGCCACTCCGGGACTGCTTGCCCATATCCTGACCGCCAAATTTGCAGATGCTTTGCCGTTTTATCGTCAAGAAAAGCAGTTTGCCAGAATCGGCATTGAGCTTGCCAGATCAACCATGTGTAAATGGGGCATGAAGGTGGCAGATGCCTGTGAAATTATCATCGGCATGATGAAGGACGACATCCTGGCCAACCCCATGATTGGTATTGATGAAACTCCTCTCCAAGTGTTAAAGGGACCACGGAAATCCAAATCTTATATGTGGATTTTCAGGGGTGGACCACCAGACAAGCCGATTATCCTGTTCGAATATCACCCGACAAGGTCTGGGGATGTGGTTTCAACATTTTTGAACGGTTATAAGGGCATCGTCCAGACGGACGGATATGCTGGGTATGATTTCCTGGATACCAAAAAAGATATTGTTCATGTTGGGTGCTGGGTTCATGCTCGTCGGAAGTTTAAAGAGGTAACAAAAGCGCTTGGCAACAAGGCAAATTCTTCCGGAAATGCCGGTTCGGCATTGTTGTATATCAGCAAGCTTTATAAAATTGAAAAAGAAGCACGGGAACAAGGGTGTTCTGCGGAACAATTGTACAATATGAGACAATCCCAGGCGATTCCACTTCTTACCGAGTTTAAGAAGTGGCTTGATGAAAGAGTAAACAAAGTTCCTCCCAAAAGCCTGCTTGGCAAGGCGATCAATTATACCCTCGGTCAATGGCCCCGATTGGTCCAATACACAACTGAAGGGTTCATTCGACCGGACAACAATTTGGTTGAAAATGCCATCAGGCCTTTTGTCATCGGTCGTAAAAACTGGCTGTTTTCTGATACGGTTCAAGGTGCAAAGGCGAGTGCGGCAATTTACAGTTTGATAGAGACTGCAAAATCCAATGGACTGGAACCGTACTGGTATCTCAAGTACCTGTTTCAGCATCTGCCTGAGGCAATGACAAATGATGATTTTCAAGCGTTGCTCCCCTATAATGTGAAAAAAGAAAAAATTTCTGAATCTGTCCCGTGTTGA
- a CDS encoding group II intron maturase-specific domain-containing protein, producing MQELNQYFRGWWNYFRLTEAKSFLKGLKIWIMRRLRSLVWKQWKNPKTRVRNLEKLGIAHHDAMLCGNARKKYWHMSKTKWVAIAMPERYFIDKGLYLPGN from the coding sequence ATCCAGGAATTGAACCAATACTTTCGGGGATGGTGGAATTATTTCAGGCTCACTGAAGCTAAATCCTTCCTTAAAGGGCTCAAAATATGGATAATGCGAAGGCTGCGAAGTCTTGTCTGGAAACAATGGAAAAATCCCAAAACCAGGGTTCGGAACCTTGAGAAACTTGGTATTGCTCACCATGACGCCATGCTTTGCGGCAATGCCCGCAAAAAGTACTGGCACATGAGCAAAACTAAATGGGTGGCCATTGCCATGCCTGAAAGATATTTTATTGATAAAGGATTATACCTGCCCGGGAACTGA
- a CDS encoding retroviral-like aspartic protease family protein: MIKILKIHLIIIVIVIFLSSCTAFKAMELLNSGVAVPNNYYSESVVPFTLKGHPMLIKAKLNNSPKEYTFWLDTGALNMIRDEVAKELSFPKGIEVEARGSGGKSKTVELIKLDKVIVGNMEVRDSAAGVTDLTGLVPKNIAGILGSNFLKHFVVTINFQNQEITFSQNTKPIALRDNEIRIPFKSDMQNGFAPIIECVVDGKIKAKGKIDTGAVGIASLPLAMMKKTNSFKEGAGITAYGSMTAGMFGSVDESLALRVNEVQIGDMKLSNIPSVSNDAKTGEVLLGIKFLEKFLVTLNYPANEMILKPYGMPFETNIPSYGIALTKKGGKTLISGIWKNSAAANMGIQPGDEVVKINSTEVSTLSLMELLAMSLDKNTNSIEIEFINDGVRNKATLHKEMLFPVL; the protein is encoded by the coding sequence ATGATCAAAATTCTAAAAATCCATCTGATTATAATCGTAATAGTAATTTTCCTTTCAAGTTGTACAGCCTTTAAAGCTATGGAGTTACTAAATAGTGGTGTTGCCGTACCCAATAATTACTACTCAGAGAGTGTAGTTCCGTTTACCTTGAAAGGGCATCCGATGCTAATTAAGGCTAAACTAAATAACTCCCCAAAGGAATATACCTTTTGGCTTGATACCGGAGCATTGAATATGATCAGGGATGAGGTCGCAAAAGAGTTGAGTTTTCCTAAAGGGATTGAAGTTGAAGCACGCGGCTCGGGTGGTAAATCTAAAACAGTTGAATTGATAAAATTGGATAAAGTTATTGTAGGGAATATGGAAGTCCGGGATAGTGCTGCCGGTGTTACTGACTTAACAGGATTGGTTCCTAAAAATATAGCCGGAATTTTAGGTTCTAATTTTTTAAAGCATTTTGTGGTTACAATCAATTTTCAGAATCAAGAAATAACATTTTCTCAGAACACAAAACCGATTGCATTAAGAGATAATGAAATCAGAATTCCCTTCAAATCTGATATGCAAAATGGTTTTGCTCCAATAATTGAGTGTGTAGTGGATGGTAAAATAAAAGCAAAAGGGAAAATTGATACCGGGGCGGTGGGTATTGCGTCTTTACCTCTTGCAATGATGAAAAAGACAAATTCTTTTAAAGAAGGGGCCGGGATAACGGCATATGGCAGCATGACGGCCGGCATGTTTGGATCGGTTGATGAGAGTCTTGCTTTGCGTGTTAATGAAGTGCAAATCGGTGATATGAAGCTTAGTAATATCCCCTCTGTATCCAATGATGCAAAAACAGGGGAGGTTCTTTTAGGCATAAAATTCTTGGAAAAGTTTTTGGTTACCCTCAATTACCCGGCGAATGAAATGATTCTCAAACCATATGGTATGCCATTTGAGACGAACATTCCTTCGTACGGGATCGCATTGACAAAAAAAGGCGGAAAAACTCTAATTTCAGGCATATGGAAAAATTCTGCAGCTGCTAATATGGGTATACAACCCGGAGATGAGGTTGTGAAAATTAATTCAACGGAAGTCTCCACGCTTTCTCTTATGGAATTGCTAGCGATGTCTCTAGACAAGAATACCAATTCAATTGAGATTGAATTCATAAACGACGGAGTAAGAAATAAAGCAACTCTTCATAAAGAGATGCTTTTCCCAGTTTTATAA
- a CDS encoding CPBP family intramembrane glutamic endopeptidase, with protein MIVLLFPDLRQSYMRLQRGEINKDVFLVMLATIFISTLALIGWCWLLKPDLSIYFGQIPNMPLILIPLAGLAFSVLNAVMEEFVFRGIIMNGASNAFKTSTISVLFQAVAFGLFHYHGGFPNGIIGASLTFVYGVLLGYIRNKSQGMMAPIVTHIFADLVLFSILITFVNMSTR; from the coding sequence TTGATCGTTTTGTTGTTTCCTGATTTACGTCAGTCATATATGAGATTACAACGTGGCGAAATCAATAAAGATGTTTTCCTTGTAATGTTGGCGACAATATTTATTTCGACCTTGGCGCTTATTGGCTGGTGTTGGCTGTTGAAGCCTGATTTAAGCATCTATTTTGGGCAGATTCCAAATATGCCGTTAATCTTAATACCGTTAGCTGGGTTGGCCTTTTCTGTGCTGAATGCGGTGATGGAAGAATTCGTATTTCGTGGCATTATCATGAATGGAGCAAGCAACGCTTTCAAAACCTCGACCATATCTGTACTTTTTCAGGCTGTCGCTTTCGGGCTTTTTCATTATCACGGTGGCTTTCCGAACGGGATCATTGGGGCCTCATTGACTTTCGTTTATGGTGTCCTGCTTGGATATATTCGCAATAAGTCGCAAGGAATGATGGCACCGATTGTTACCCATATTTTTGCAGATTTGGTACTATTTTCTATACTGATAACGTTTGTTAATATGTCAACACGTTGA
- a CDS encoding NYN domain-containing protein: MDESQQKIALFIDADNAPASKFEKVLSEVAKYGVVTIRKAYGNWKNPSLKPWEELLHEYAIQPIQQYDLSKGKNASDIALVIDAMDVMYTKNIDVMCFVSSDCDFTPMVTRALAEGKVVLGFGERKAPSPFVNACSKFLFLDQDAEKNGTAPLRSQNLKSDTKLINLLRQAIESTEDDNGWAALGPVGSHISNKTSFDSRNYGFKNLSSLFKAIDLFELKRGPGNSFLVKDNRKNKSI, from the coding sequence ATGGATGAATCACAGCAAAAAATTGCATTATTCATAGACGCAGATAATGCTCCGGCTTCTAAGTTTGAAAAGGTACTAAGTGAGGTTGCAAAATATGGCGTAGTAACAATTAGAAAAGCCTATGGAAATTGGAAAAACCCATCATTAAAACCATGGGAAGAGCTGCTTCATGAATATGCAATCCAGCCTATTCAACAATATGACCTATCGAAAGGTAAAAATGCATCTGATATTGCGCTTGTGATAGATGCCATGGATGTTATGTATACAAAAAATATAGATGTTATGTGTTTTGTATCCTCTGACTGTGACTTCACACCAATGGTTACGCGAGCATTAGCTGAAGGGAAAGTTGTTTTAGGCTTCGGTGAGCGAAAAGCACCTTCACCATTTGTGAATGCATGTTCGAAATTTTTATTTTTGGATCAAGATGCAGAGAAAAATGGGACTGCTCCCCTAAGGTCTCAGAATCTAAAGTCAGATACTAAGCTTATAAATTTATTGCGACAAGCGATTGAATCTACAGAAGATGATAATGGTTGGGCTGCCTTAGGCCCAGTGGGGTCTCATATATCGAATAAAACGTCTTTCGATAGTAGAAATTATGGATTTAAAAATTTGAGCAGCCTTTTCAAAGCTATCGATTTATTTGAACTCAAACGAGGGCCTGGAAATTCGTTCTTGGTTAAAGATAACCGAAAAAATAAATCAATTTAA
- a CDS encoding PEP-CTERM sorting domain-containing protein: MRKFILFLTGFFLLMFIGTNVSATVLTFDENPANNSWGGTYQGFTMTNSGIYNYTNTPVSGDNFLINYNSRVGEFSYGSNFFFNGAYFSGSSAATVNVWGYSSDSLVHSTQINVTQTMAYFDFNWAGIDEIMWDPIDPTVVNVGIDNFTFNADQNPVPEPTTILLFGVGLLGLAGVNRRKG, encoded by the coding sequence ATGCGCAAATTCATTTTATTTCTTACAGGTTTCTTTTTATTAATGTTTATAGGAACCAATGTAAGTGCGACTGTCCTAACCTTTGATGAAAACCCAGCCAATAACAGTTGGGGAGGTACATATCAAGGGTTTACCATGACTAATTCTGGAATTTACAATTACACAAACACACCGGTATCAGGTGACAACTTCCTAATCAATTATAATTCAAGAGTTGGTGAATTTTCATATGGTTCTAATTTTTTCTTTAATGGTGCATACTTTTCAGGGAGTAGTGCAGCTACTGTAAATGTTTGGGGATACTCTTCGGATAGCCTTGTTCACAGCACTCAAATTAATGTGACTCAAACCATGGCATATTTTGATTTTAATTGGGCTGGTATTGATGAAATCATGTGGGACCCAATAGATCCGACTGTTGTTAATGTTGGAATCGACAATTTCACATTTAATGCTGATCAAAATCCAGTACCAGAACCAACAACAATCCTTCTATTTGGCGTTGGGCTTTTAGGCCTGGCAGGAGTTAATCGAAGAAAAGGTTAA
- the tnpB gene encoding IS66 family insertion sequence element accessory protein TnpB (TnpB, as the term is used for proteins encoded by IS66 family insertion elements, is considered an accessory protein, since TnpC, encoded by a neighboring gene, is a DDE family transposase.), with product MIQVTPHMRILLAPEPVDFRKGIDGLASICRKVLQSDPFSGYLFVFINRRRTAIKVLCYDSQGFWLCQKRLSKGRFNWWPKRDQSAGRCLEAHELQMLLWNGDPFHTRAAPVWRKLSV from the coding sequence ATGATCCAGGTCACACCACATATGCGGATACTGCTTGCTCCGGAGCCCGTAGATTTTCGAAAAGGAATCGACGGCCTGGCCAGTATATGCCGAAAGGTCCTGCAATCAGATCCCTTTTCAGGATACCTGTTCGTATTTATTAACCGAAGACGAACGGCCATCAAGGTTTTATGCTATGACAGCCAGGGGTTCTGGCTTTGCCAAAAGCGGCTCTCCAAGGGGCGTTTCAACTGGTGGCCCAAAAGGGATCAGTCTGCCGGCCGGTGTCTTGAAGCGCATGAGCTTCAGATGCTGCTTTGGAATGGTGATCCGTTTCATACCCGGGCTGCTCCCGTATGGCGAAAACTGTCCGTATAA
- a CDS encoding Druantia anti-phage system protein DruA → MDNDIVLTYRGRSATKADIEFIRLLIDDNPTASRRALSQILCREWNWVQANGSLRDMIARGFMLELHRNGHINLPARKHNPPNPFLNRKKPEQPEIDQTPVTMTLREISPLDIVLVKNTPNEPLFNSLIEHHHYLGYCHPVGEQLKYMVFADKRPVACFSWSSAPRHIGARDRHIGWKKQHRDHNLRYIAYNSRFLILPWFRVPHLASWLLGYMARNLSRDWERIYCHPVYYLETFVDTELFAGTCYKAANWHYLGDTTGRGKQENRHIKTRSIKAVWGYPLIRDFRQLMTRLPNGSAEPDRRRA, encoded by the coding sequence ATGGACAACGACATTGTACTCACATACCGTGGCAGAAGCGCGACTAAGGCTGATATTGAATTTATCAGGCTGTTGATCGACGACAATCCCACAGCAAGCCGCCGCGCTCTGTCACAGATATTGTGCCGGGAATGGAACTGGGTTCAGGCCAACGGCAGCCTTCGTGATATGATCGCCCGGGGATTTATGCTTGAACTCCATAGAAACGGGCATATTAATCTTCCGGCCAGAAAACACAACCCGCCCAACCCGTTTTTAAACCGCAAAAAGCCGGAACAACCGGAAATCGATCAAACCCCGGTGACGATGACGCTCAGGGAAATAAGCCCCCTTGATATTGTACTGGTAAAAAACACACCCAATGAACCTTTATTTAACAGCTTGATTGAGCATCATCATTACCTGGGATATTGCCATCCTGTGGGAGAGCAACTTAAATATATGGTCTTTGCCGACAAACGGCCGGTGGCATGTTTTTCATGGTCATCGGCACCCCGGCATATCGGTGCCAGAGACCGACATATCGGCTGGAAGAAACAGCACCGGGATCACAACCTTCGCTATATCGCCTATAACAGCCGGTTTCTGATCCTGCCCTGGTTCCGGGTACCTCACCTGGCCTCATGGTTGTTAGGGTATATGGCCAGGAATTTGTCCAGGGACTGGGAGCGTATTTACTGCCATCCGGTCTATTATCTTGAGACATTTGTTGACACCGAATTATTTGCCGGCACCTGTTATAAAGCGGCAAACTGGCACTATCTGGGTGATACCACCGGACGGGGAAAACAGGAAAACAGGCATATAAAAACCCGCTCCATCAAGGCGGTCTGGGGATATCCCCTGATCCGCGATTTTCGACAACTCATGACAAGGCTCCCCAATGGAAGCGCTGAACCTGACAGAAGACGAGCTTGA
- a CDS encoding IS66 family transposase, with protein MEALNLTEDELDALIERAESGRLADGDVDTIKAMINAVKVLSRAVSDKASSIKKLLAMVFGPKTEKKDKVLKNRPPGTRNQDKSTTIKGHGRRAADDFTGADRQSVTHGDLKHKDTCPECLKGIVYRLKKPGRVICFTGQVPVTATVYELEKLRCNLCGMVFTAKAPENRTGRDYDASALAMIAILKYGCGFPWSRLEKLQESFGIPLPATTQWDKSETAADLIYPVFRELAYQAAQGEVFHNDDTTMKILSLMKENKDRTAGERTGIFTTGIISRFDDGRQIALFYTGRNHAGENISDLYRKRDAGRPAPLQMCDALSRNISEAFKAILCNCLTHARRNFVDEIDNFPDEAAYVIEMLAEVYCIDARTKEQKMSPDQRLVYHKKHSGPLMTELEAWLNRQTDENLVEPNSGLGKAITYMKNHWAKLTRFLEIPGAPLDNNICEQSLKRCIQHRKNSLFYRTEHGAFIGDMFMSLIHTCRLMRINPLDYLVTLIQNSSALFKDPSKWLPWNYKDNAL; from the coding sequence ATGGAAGCGCTGAACCTGACAGAAGACGAGCTTGATGCGCTGATTGAACGGGCGGAATCCGGTCGTCTTGCCGATGGGGATGTTGATACAATCAAGGCCATGATCAATGCCGTCAAAGTCTTGAGCCGGGCGGTCAGTGACAAGGCATCCTCCATTAAAAAGCTTTTGGCCATGGTGTTCGGCCCAAAGACCGAAAAAAAGGATAAAGTTCTCAAAAATCGGCCTCCCGGAACCCGAAATCAAGATAAATCAACGACTATAAAGGGACATGGCAGACGGGCTGCCGACGATTTCACAGGTGCCGACCGACAATCGGTTACCCATGGAGACCTCAAACATAAAGACACCTGTCCCGAATGCCTCAAAGGGATTGTTTATCGACTCAAAAAACCGGGCCGGGTCATCTGTTTTACCGGTCAGGTACCGGTAACGGCTACCGTTTATGAACTGGAAAAACTCCGCTGCAATCTGTGTGGCATGGTCTTTACGGCAAAAGCTCCAGAAAACAGAACCGGTAGAGATTATGATGCCAGTGCCCTGGCAATGATTGCCATTCTTAAGTATGGCTGTGGTTTTCCCTGGAGCCGGCTGGAAAAACTTCAGGAAAGTTTTGGTATACCACTTCCTGCCACCACCCAGTGGGATAAGTCCGAAACTGCTGCAGACCTCATCTATCCGGTTTTCCGTGAACTGGCTTATCAAGCAGCCCAGGGAGAGGTTTTTCACAATGATGATACCACCATGAAAATCTTGTCTCTGATGAAGGAAAACAAGGACAGAACAGCAGGTGAAAGAACCGGGATATTTACCACGGGAATCATCTCCCGATTCGATGATGGCAGACAGATTGCGCTGTTCTATACCGGACGAAATCATGCGGGTGAAAACATCAGCGATCTTTACAGGAAAAGAGATGCCGGCAGACCGGCACCGCTTCAGATGTGTGACGCCCTGTCACGCAATATTAGTGAAGCGTTCAAGGCGATTTTGTGCAATTGCCTGACACACGCCCGCAGGAATTTTGTAGATGAGATTGACAATTTTCCTGATGAAGCCGCCTATGTCATTGAAATGCTCGCTGAAGTTTACTGTATAGACGCCAGGACCAAAGAGCAGAAAATGTCACCAGACCAACGGCTAGTCTATCATAAAAAACACAGCGGTCCTCTGATGACAGAACTTGAAGCCTGGTTGAATCGCCAGACGGATGAAAATCTGGTGGAGCCGAACTCCGGGCTTGGCAAGGCAATCACGTACATGAAAAACCACTGGGCCAAATTGACGCGGTTTTTGGAGATACCGGGGGCTCCTCTGGATAATAATATTTGTGAACAAAGCTTGAAACGCTGCATTCAACACCGGAAAAACTCATTGTTTTACCGAACAGAGCATGGCGCCTTCATTGGAGACATGTTCATGAGTTTGATCCATACCTGCCGCCTGATGCGAATCAATCCGCTTGATTACCTGGTCACCCTGATACAAAATTCTTCCGCCTTATTCAAAGACCCTTCCAAATGGTTGCCTTGGAATTATAAGGACAACGCTCTGTAG
- the istA gene encoding IS21 family transposase, whose protein sequence is MHTCELERRNVLKPQKRAAMTTLLNQNVSQREISRNTGIDRKTIRKYIQQNDLGRIQNPPPVAISNSPTLATGRIENPPSRPPVYSVDAKQIPFHARSACEPHRQWIEKQVRLGRNAMSIYQDLVELFSFNHKYNSVKRFVRKLKHKAPKQFDRLEFLPGEEAQVDYGQGALTMGPSGKYQRPRLFVMTLKYSRRSFRKVVWKSSQETWAKLHEEAFRYFGGCVQYVVLDNLKEGVIKPDIYEPELNPVYAAMLNHYGVVADPARVRDPNRKGTVENAVQHTQDTGLKGRRFDTIEEQNEWLMHWEEVWASKRIHGRMKRQVEQMFQEEKPHLHALPLKGFDYFRQETRTVYDDGTVQVDQSYYSALPAPLHEDVIVRIYEYDVEIIDPRTMEKIRTHVKSDRPGRVKMMPEDRIFNPSRQTTYLLNKAESIGPQTRLLCELIFREQGRTGQRRLQGIVNLARKHEAGCIESAAIIAIEKGLRSYKSFCRLVENQKISVPIQDGSRICQAHKLIRPSDDYGRFFNTFAAGNPPAISKEDLPKVWQNADWLKVLTVFGLEPQTHKNNEIWIKSPFSEEKNASLHMQSGQNVYKDFSSGKGGGILNFCQDLLALRGKQMNCYEVAAWMVDQGVSILNQTATVGQKPVQKQSSANPPVAVDLQPYLQSSHPVLDKRGISSQACRYLGCGYLPEREHGKRSPLNGRLVFQVRGVNQDLKPVVLSHVGRALTEEQSADDGRYWGFPFSKKLEIYNQDKLLLDPGAKKQVEQHGLTLVEGFFDVAALVSAGCLNAGAIMGAHLCEEQVRRLQFLASHINISIVNLFLDRDRAGKEGALKAASLLEQHGFIVSVFNWDQKFERPGCLPVGITSGIKDPADMSGSQLRYLRKTGII, encoded by the coding sequence ATGCATACATGCGAGTTGGAAAGGAGGAACGTTTTGAAACCACAAAAACGAGCAGCAATGACCACCTTGCTCAACCAGAATGTCAGTCAGCGTGAAATAAGCAGAAATACCGGCATAGACCGTAAAACAATCCGGAAATACATTCAGCAAAATGATCTTGGGCGAATTCAAAATCCTCCACCGGTGGCCATTTCAAATTCCCCCACCCTGGCCACCGGCCGGATTGAGAATCCCCCATCCCGGCCACCGGTGTATTCAGTGGACGCAAAACAGATACCGTTCCATGCACGATCTGCCTGCGAACCGCACCGGCAATGGATAGAAAAACAGGTCCGGTTAGGCCGGAATGCGATGTCCATCTACCAGGACCTGGTGGAGTTGTTCAGTTTTAACCATAAATACAACAGCGTAAAGCGATTTGTCCGCAAGTTAAAGCACAAAGCCCCCAAACAGTTCGACCGGCTTGAATTTTTACCAGGAGAAGAAGCCCAGGTGGATTATGGCCAAGGCGCCTTGACCATGGGGCCATCCGGCAAATACCAACGGCCTCGACTTTTTGTCATGACCCTGAAGTACTCCCGCCGTTCCTTCCGTAAGGTTGTCTGGAAGTCCAGCCAAGAGACATGGGCCAAGCTGCATGAAGAGGCTTTCCGGTATTTTGGCGGTTGTGTTCAGTACGTGGTTTTGGACAACTTAAAGGAAGGTGTCATAAAACCGGACATCTATGAACCGGAGTTGAATCCGGTTTATGCGGCCATGCTCAACCACTATGGTGTGGTGGCAGATCCGGCCCGGGTGAGAGATCCCAACCGCAAGGGCACTGTTGAAAATGCGGTCCAGCATACCCAGGATACGGGGTTGAAGGGGCGGCGGTTCGACACCATTGAGGAGCAGAATGAATGGTTGATGCACTGGGAGGAAGTCTGGGCATCAAAGCGGATACACGGCCGGATGAAGCGGCAGGTCGAACAAATGTTTCAGGAAGAAAAGCCCCACCTGCATGCCTTGCCGCTGAAAGGATTTGATTACTTTAGGCAGGAAACCCGGACAGTCTATGATGACGGCACTGTCCAGGTGGATCAATCCTATTATTCAGCACTTCCGGCACCTCTGCATGAAGATGTCATCGTCCGAATTTATGAATATGATGTCGAGATCATTGATCCCCGGACCATGGAAAAAATTCGCACCCATGTCAAAAGTGACCGGCCGGGAAGGGTTAAGATGATGCCGGAGGACAGAATTTTCAATCCATCCCGGCAAACAACCTACCTTTTAAATAAGGCTGAAAGCATAGGACCGCAGACCCGGCTGCTGTGCGAACTGATTTTCAGGGAACAGGGGAGGACAGGACAGCGCCGGCTGCAGGGGATCGTTAACCTTGCCAGAAAGCATGAGGCCGGTTGCATTGAGTCTGCTGCAATAATAGCCATCGAAAAAGGTCTGCGAAGCTACAAATCATTCTGTCGACTGGTTGAAAACCAGAAAATATCAGTCCCCATCCAGGATGGAAGCCGCATATGTCAGGCGCATAAACTGATCCGACCATCAGATGATTATGGCCGGTTTTTCAACACATTTGCTGCCGGCAACCCGCCTGCAATCTCAAAAGAGGACCTTCCGAAGGTATGGCAAAATGCTGATTGGCTGAAAGTTCTGACTGTCTTCGGTCTTGAGCCCCAAACGCATAAAAATAATGAAATCTGGATTAAGTCCCCTTTTTCAGAGGAAAAGAACGCCTCATTGCATATGCAATCCGGGCAGAATGTGTACAAGGATTTCAGCAGCGGCAAAGGCGGCGGCATACTCAATTTCTGCCAGGATCTGTTGGCCCTTCGCGGCAAACAGATGAACTGCTATGAAGTGGCTGCATGGATGGTTGATCAAGGGGTTTCTATTTTGAATCAGACTGCGACCGTTGGGCAAAAGCCGGTCCAAAAGCAGAGCAGTGCAAATCCGCCGGTGGCTGTGGACCTGCAGCCGTATTTGCAATCTTCGCATCCGGTGCTGGATAAGCGGGGCATCTCCAGTCAAGCCTGCCGGTACCTGGGATGCGGTTACCTGCCGGAAAGAGAGCACGGTAAGCGTTCCCCATTAAACGGCAGGCTGGTTTTTCAGGTACGTGGCGTTAATCAGGATTTAAAACCTGTTGTGTTGAGCCATGTGGGACGTGCATTGACAGAGGAACAGTCAGCCGACGACGGCAGGTACTGGGGTTTTCCATTTTCTAAAAAGCTGGAGATATACAACCAGGACAAGCTGCTTCTGGACCCTGGGGCCAAAAAACAGGTTGAGCAACACGGTCTGACCCTTGTGGAAGGCTTCTTTGATGTGGCGGCCCTCGTGTCGGCCGGTTGCCTGAATGCAGGTGCCATAATGGGGGCGCATCTGTGTGAGGAACAGGTTCGCCGGCTCCAATTTTTAGCGTCGCATATCAACATCAGCATCGTCAATCTCTTCCTGGACCGGGATAGAGCAGGCAAGGAAGGGGCCTTAAAGGCTGCATCATTATTGGAGCAACATGGATTTATCGTAAGCGTATTTAACTGGGATCAGAAATTTGAGCGGCCGGGATGTTTGCCCGTGGGAATAACGTCAGGCATCAAAGATCCGGCTGATATGTCCGGATCTCAGCTCAGATACTTAAGAAAAACAGGCATAATTTAA